One segment of Halococcus salsus DNA contains the following:
- a CDS encoding PrsW family intramembrane metalloprotease codes for MASRRDPVQSSVDGSRDLYDIATWDVRSPLDRVAVFVYRFLSATARFILVAVALLLLYQFIQFSSLSRVFNPVITGFTLLSVVPALALVVFVWRSDITSEPVSLLAATFALGVLFAGFAAVVNDVGSRILTVVPIVGPIWFYYLVVGPIEETVKWLAVRLYAFRSVRFDAVIDGAVYGAVAGLGFATIENALYITNAVGMPVASNLLGAGGGITPVRAIAGPGHVIYAAFSGYYLGLAKFNPDRAGPIVVKGLLIAVFIHGTYNTLSFVPGIVAGLLDVPYFLALLGFVVVYDGFFGYFLFRKLARYRAAYRTAGNDGGRVPAGVERTEFED; via the coding sequence ATGGCCAGCCGTAGGGATCCGGTGCAATCGAGCGTCGACGGGTCGCGCGACCTCTACGACATCGCGACGTGGGACGTGCGCTCGCCGCTCGACCGTGTCGCGGTCTTCGTCTATCGCTTCTTGAGCGCGACCGCACGGTTCATCCTCGTGGCCGTCGCGCTGTTGTTGTTGTACCAGTTCATCCAATTCTCCAGCCTCTCGCGGGTTTTCAACCCCGTCATCACCGGTTTCACGCTGCTCTCGGTCGTCCCCGCGCTCGCGCTGGTGGTGTTCGTCTGGCGGAGCGACATCACCTCCGAACCCGTCTCGCTGCTCGCGGCAACGTTCGCGCTCGGGGTCCTGTTCGCCGGGTTCGCGGCGGTGGTCAACGACGTCGGAAGCCGAATCCTCACGGTCGTCCCGATAGTGGGCCCGATCTGGTTCTACTACCTCGTGGTCGGGCCGATCGAGGAGACGGTGAAGTGGCTCGCGGTTCGGCTCTACGCCTTCCGGAGCGTGCGGTTCGACGCCGTGATCGACGGGGCGGTCTACGGCGCGGTCGCGGGCCTCGGCTTCGCCACGATCGAGAACGCACTCTACATCACCAACGCGGTCGGGATGCCGGTCGCGAGCAACCTCCTCGGGGCGGGCGGCGGGATCACGCCCGTCCGGGCGATCGCCGGCCCGGGCCACGTTATCTACGCTGCGTTCTCGGGCTACTACCTCGGGCTCGCGAAGTTCAACCCGGACCGGGCGGGGCCGATCGTCGTCAAGGGGCTCCTGATCGCGGTGTTCATCCACGGCACCTACAACACCCTCTCGTTCGTTCCCGGCATCGTCGCCGGGCTGCTCGACGTCCCGTACTTCCTCGCACTGCTCGGGTTCGTGGTCGTCTACGACGGCTTCTTCGGCTACTTCCTCTTTCGAAAACTCGCCCGGTACCGGGCGGCCTATCGGACGGCCGGTAACGACGGTGGCCGCGTTCCCGCCGGCGTCGAGCGCACCGAGTTCGAGGACTGA
- a CDS encoding amino acid permease, producing MAEGTSEAGGAEIGEELDRNIGLLGALAIGIGTMIAAGIFVLSGLAVSNVGTVAILSFVLAALVAAFTAAAYAEFSSIYFESGGGYMYVSETFKSNLTYIMGWTMIVGYPASAAFYLASFSDWFYRFIYPVFGIPQWVPYWIPGILVLGLLVFINSRGSEESSQFQIVVTAAKVLLLVLFLYGGLRSFDAGVVTTSFARNIGNVVEIGATSALVFITFIGFSAIATNADEIKKPGTTIPRAIYISMGFVTVLYALVVLVIVIAINDGNFLTFLTQNTDLGGLSPTQYVANNGEVSMALAAQYYLGNIGFYVVIVGALFSMLSAANATVLAGSRVKLALARRNHLPSQFEDLHPDYGTPYKATLLTGGFIFTFILIFSVFFGEVPGAGSEHPLFGLFADLPLFGVHLGLESITGVANFLLLLGFSTVNVAVVFSRRKFEDLDRGFRVPLVPYVPALAVIANVGLVVSLGLETIALGLAAEAIGIAFWFAWKGRAPTTEEIERETPTAVAEQNPSGRDRDYQIVVPIANPENVERLMRTATDIARDRNGEVMVLSVVDLPEQTPLASGQQYTDERREVLNQAMAMADGGEGGDVPVSGTVRISHQVDRAILNTIEQYGSDAVLMGWGGWRARRRDVVLGSTVDTVVQEADCDVLVERIDPGSAPTVGSILLPTAGGPHADLAAEVARSIARVTDAHVELLRVVDPNDEATDRADAESVLDAALTDFEGIDAGATVVEGDDVVGAITAESANHDLTIIGATREGLLQRVVFGAIPERVGERAESTVILAKRDLDITSRLREILRWR from the coding sequence ATGGCTGAGGGTACATCGGAGGCGGGCGGCGCGGAGATCGGCGAGGAGCTCGACCGGAACATCGGGCTGCTCGGCGCGCTCGCGATCGGCATCGGAACGATGATCGCCGCGGGTATCTTCGTGCTCTCGGGGCTCGCGGTCTCGAACGTCGGGACCGTCGCGATCCTCTCGTTCGTGCTCGCGGCGCTCGTCGCGGCCTTCACCGCCGCCGCCTACGCCGAGTTCTCCTCGATCTACTTCGAGTCCGGCGGCGGCTACATGTACGTCTCCGAGACCTTCAAGAGCAACCTGACATACATCATGGGCTGGACCATGATCGTGGGCTATCCCGCGAGCGCGGCCTTCTACCTCGCCTCCTTCTCCGATTGGTTCTACCGGTTCATCTACCCCGTCTTCGGCATCCCCCAGTGGGTGCCCTACTGGATCCCCGGTATCCTCGTGCTCGGCCTCCTCGTCTTCATCAACAGCCGCGGGAGCGAGGAGTCGAGCCAGTTCCAGATCGTCGTCACCGCGGCGAAGGTCCTCCTCCTGGTGCTCTTCCTCTACGGCGGCCTCCGGTCGTTCGACGCCGGCGTCGTCACGACCTCCTTCGCACGGAACATCGGGAACGTCGTCGAGATCGGGGCCACCAGCGCGCTGGTGTTCATCACCTTCATCGGCTTCTCGGCGATCGCCACCAACGCCGACGAGATCAAGAAGCCGGGCACCACCATCCCGCGGGCGATCTACATCAGCATGGGCTTCGTGACGGTGCTCTACGCGCTCGTCGTGCTGGTGATCGTGATCGCGATCAACGACGGGAACTTCCTGACCTTCCTCACCCAGAACACCGACCTCGGCGGGCTCTCACCGACGCAGTACGTCGCCAACAACGGCGAGGTCTCGATGGCGCTCGCCGCCCAGTACTACCTGGGGAACATCGGGTTCTACGTCGTCATCGTCGGCGCGCTCTTCTCAATGCTCAGTGCGGCGAACGCAACGGTTCTGGCGGGCTCGCGAGTCAAGCTCGCGCTCGCGCGACGCAACCACCTCCCGAGCCAGTTCGAGGACCTCCACCCCGACTACGGCACGCCGTACAAGGCCACCCTCCTCACCGGTGGGTTCATCTTCACCTTCATCCTGATCTTCAGCGTCTTCTTCGGCGAAGTGCCGGGTGCCGGGAGCGAGCACCCGCTGTTCGGGCTGTTCGCCGACCTCCCGCTGTTCGGGGTTCACCTCGGCCTCGAGAGCATCACCGGTGTCGCGAACTTCCTGCTCCTGCTCGGGTTCTCGACGGTGAACGTCGCGGTGGTCTTCTCGCGCCGGAAGTTCGAGGACCTCGACCGCGGGTTCCGGGTGCCGCTGGTGCCGTACGTCCCCGCGCTCGCCGTGATCGCCAACGTCGGGCTGGTGGTCAGCCTCGGGCTCGAAACCATCGCACTCGGCCTCGCCGCGGAGGCGATCGGGATCGCCTTCTGGTTCGCTTGGAAGGGCCGTGCGCCCACGACCGAGGAGATCGAGCGCGAGACTCCCACCGCGGTCGCCGAGCAGAACCCCTCGGGCCGCGACCGCGACTACCAGATCGTGGTGCCGATCGCGAACCCCGAGAACGTCGAGCGCCTGATGCGAACCGCGACCGACATCGCGCGCGACCGCAACGGCGAGGTGATGGTGCTCTCGGTCGTGGACCTCCCCGAACAGACCCCGCTCGCCTCGGGCCAGCAGTACACCGACGAACGTCGCGAGGTGCTCAACCAGGCGATGGCGATGGCCGACGGCGGCGAGGGCGGGGACGTCCCGGTCAGCGGCACCGTCCGGATCAGCCACCAGGTCGACCGCGCGATCCTCAACACCATCGAACAGTACGGCAGCGACGCGGTCCTTATGGGCTGGGGTGGCTGGCGCGCCCGCCGGCGCGACGTCGTCCTCGGGAGCACCGTCGACACCGTCGTCCAGGAGGCCGACTGCGACGTGCTGGTCGAGCGGATCGACCCCGGGAGCGCGCCCACCGTCGGGTCGATCCTCCTCCCGACCGCGGGCGGCCCGCACGCCGACCTCGCGGCCGAGGTCGCACGGTCGATCGCCCGCGTGACCGACGCCCACGTCGAACTCCTCCGCGTCGTGGACCCGAACGACGAGGCGACCGACCGGGCGGACGCCGAGTCGGTGCTCGACGCGGCGCTGACCGACTTCGAGGGCATCGACGCCGGCGCGACGGTCGTCGAGGGCGACGACGTCGTGGGGGCGATCACGGCGGAGTCGGCGAACCACGACCTCACGATCATCGGCGCGACCCGGGAGGGACTCCTCCAACGGGTGGTGTTCGGCGCGATCCCCGAACGCGTTGGCGAGCGTGCCGAGAGCACGGTGATACTCGCGAAGCGCGACCTCGACATCACCTCGCGCCTCCGCGAGATACTGCGCTGGCGCTGA
- a CDS encoding amino acid permease: MTESTETSTDGRGEAGVATELSRDMGLADITFIGVGAMIGAGIFALTGFAAGIAGPALTVAFLINGFVALFTAMSYAELGGAFPEAGGGYLWVAESLVEPNGFYAGWMSWFAHAVACALYAVTFGTYFTEFLVTVTPLTENFVFFGFLTHSLAERLLAALVAVGFGYVNYRGAEETGRAEVVVVVVKLVILGLFIVFGAYATLTTPDWPAKFLSSPSFAPNSVFGIIGAMGFTYIAFEGYEIIVQSGEEVKDPGRNVPKAVFYSLAVVVPIYVLVAFVAIGGIDVTREIAGLAGVSAGTPTWQALGGLGELGIVEAANQFMPYGALLLLVAGVAATSSALNATVYSSSRVSFAMGRNRELPAVFERIHPERRTPHVAILLSTVLIVAMSVTLPIESVAASADIMFILLFIQVNWALIRMRTTHPDLDRTFTVPFMPWPALIGIAAQVVLLPFLIYELGLEAVGIGTSNEGLVALAVTGVWMVVGLAVFYGYSKGKQAEEREAETPTVLAAESPEERERRILVPLANPETTDRLLRTAIDLARERDAEIRVMSVVTVPRQTPVEEGRQFVETKRELLEEAIETAEAAGVLAGGTVRIGHDVADAIITTAEAEDVDEILLGWRGRSRRRDFVLGSNVDRVATDAPCDVLVERIGPPTAVESILVPTAGGPHAAYAAEVASALARANDARVRVVSVVPPDASADERERAERDVETTAAVVESEDVAGDVVEGDEVVPTIASLSADHDLTIVGASREGLLQRLVFGATPEAVGLEADGTVIMAKRRLDLRSRLSRWFRRARNGGS; this comes from the coding sequence ATGACAGAATCGACGGAGACCAGTACGGACGGGCGGGGCGAGGCCGGCGTCGCGACCGAGCTCTCGCGGGACATGGGGCTGGCGGACATCACGTTCATCGGGGTCGGGGCGATGATCGGGGCGGGCATCTTCGCGCTCACCGGCTTCGCCGCCGGGATCGCGGGCCCCGCGCTCACGGTGGCGTTCCTGATCAACGGGTTCGTGGCGCTGTTCACCGCGATGTCCTACGCCGAGCTCGGCGGTGCGTTCCCCGAGGCCGGTGGGGGCTACCTCTGGGTCGCGGAGTCGCTGGTCGAGCCGAACGGCTTCTACGCCGGGTGGATGAGCTGGTTCGCCCACGCCGTCGCGTGCGCGCTCTACGCCGTGACCTTCGGGACCTACTTCACGGAGTTCCTCGTCACCGTGACGCCGCTCACCGAGAACTTCGTGTTCTTCGGCTTCCTCACCCACTCGCTGGCCGAGCGCCTGTTGGCGGCGCTGGTGGCGGTCGGCTTCGGCTACGTCAACTATCGCGGAGCCGAGGAGACGGGTCGCGCCGAGGTGGTAGTGGTCGTCGTCAAACTCGTGATCCTCGGGCTGTTCATCGTCTTCGGCGCGTACGCCACCCTCACCACCCCCGACTGGCCCGCGAAGTTCCTCTCGAGCCCCTCGTTCGCACCCAACAGCGTATTCGGGATCATCGGCGCGATGGGTTTCACCTACATCGCGTTCGAGGGCTACGAGATCATCGTCCAGTCCGGCGAGGAGGTCAAAGATCCCGGGAGAAACGTCCCGAAGGCGGTGTTCTACTCGCTCGCGGTCGTCGTCCCCATCTACGTCCTCGTGGCGTTCGTCGCGATCGGCGGGATCGACGTCACACGGGAGATCGCGGGGTTGGCGGGTGTGAGCGCGGGCACACCGACGTGGCAGGCGCTCGGCGGGCTCGGGGAGCTCGGCATCGTCGAGGCGGCCAACCAGTTCATGCCCTACGGTGCACTCCTCCTGCTCGTCGCGGGGGTGGCGGCCACGTCGAGCGCGCTCAATGCGACTGTGTACTCGTCGAGCCGGGTGTCGTTCGCGATGGGGCGAAATCGGGAACTCCCCGCGGTCTTCGAGCGGATCCACCCCGAGCGCCGCACGCCCCACGTCGCCATCCTGCTCTCGACGGTGCTGATCGTGGCGATGTCGGTCACGCTCCCGATCGAGAGCGTCGCGGCCTCGGCCGACATCATGTTTATACTACTATTCATCCAGGTCAACTGGGCGCTGATACGGATGCGAACCACCCACCCGGACCTGGACCGTACCTTCACGGTGCCGTTCATGCCCTGGCCCGCGTTGATCGGGATCGCCGCCCAGGTCGTGCTCCTGCCCTTCCTGATCTACGAACTCGGGCTCGAAGCCGTCGGGATCGGCACCAGCAACGAGGGGCTCGTCGCACTCGCCGTCACCGGGGTCTGGATGGTCGTCGGGCTCGCGGTGTTCTACGGCTACTCGAAGGGCAAACAGGCCGAAGAGCGCGAGGCGGAGACCCCGACGGTGCTCGCGGCGGAGTCCCCCGAGGAGCGCGAACGGCGGATCCTCGTGCCGCTCGCGAACCCGGAGACCACCGACCGGCTCCTCCGGACCGCGATCGACCTCGCGCGCGAACGCGACGCCGAGATCCGGGTGATGAGCGTCGTCACGGTCCCCCGTCAGACCCCGGTCGAAGAGGGCCGGCAGTTCGTCGAGACGAAGCGCGAACTCCTCGAAGAGGCCATCGAGACCGCCGAAGCGGCGGGGGTTCTCGCTGGCGGCACGGTCAGGATCGGCCACGACGTCGCCGACGCGATTATCACGACGGCCGAAGCCGAGGACGTCGACGAGATCCTGCTGGGCTGGCGCGGCCGGAGCCGTCGCCGGGACTTCGTGCTCGGGAGCAACGTCGACCGGGTCGCCACCGACGCACCGTGTGACGTCCTCGTCGAGCGGATCGGCCCGCCGACCGCGGTCGAGTCGATCCTCGTCCCCACCGCGGGCGGCCCGCACGCGGCGTACGCCGCCGAGGTCGCCAGCGCGCTCGCGAGAGCGAACGACGCCCGCGTTCGCGTGGTCTCGGTCGTGCCGCCGGACGCGTCCGCGGACGAGCGGGAGCGAGCGGAACGCGACGTCGAGACCACGGCCGCCGTCGTCGAGTCCGAGGACGTCGCGGGCGACGTAGTCGAGGGCGACGAGGTCGTCCCGACGATCGCTTCGCTCTCGGCCGACCACGACCTCACGATCGTGGGTGCGAGTCGCGAAGGGCTCCTCCAGCGCCTGGTGTTCGGTGCGACCCCCGAGGCCGTCGGTCTGGAGGCCGACGGCACGGTCATCATGGCGAAACGCCGGCTCGACCTCCGATCCCGGCTCTCACGGTGGTTCCGGCGGGCCCGCAACGGCGGGTCGTAA
- the uvrA gene encoding excinuclease ABC subunit UvrA, with protein MSKDAIEVRGAEEHNLKDLDVTIPRDAFTVVTGLSGSGKSSLAFETVYAEGQRRYIESLSAYARNFLGQMDKPQVETVEGLSPAISIDQKNAANNPRSTVGTVTELHDYLRLLYARVGVPHCPDCGREVGEQSAQQMVRRILELPEGTRAKVAAPVIRDQKGAFVDLFDDLVSEGYSRVEVDGESYDLATNRPELDENYDHTVDVVVDRVKISEDARSRITDSVETALEEADGVLKVILPDPPADADLGGAVARATGDLAGEADDRAVVEFSEALACTHCGIDISEIETRSFSFNSPHGACPECEGIGETKEVDRDLVVQDPEKPLKEVFEPWSYSRSYYQTRLDAVSDHFGVSLSTPFEELDPDVQDAFLYGTSRKIVFESRTRNGTRRKEKRFEGVIPNLDRRYVETESKSTREHIEKYMAVTTCPACEGTRLKPESRAVLVDDTPITDVNRMSIGDALAHFEGMEDGMSERDLTIAEEILKEIRSRLGFMCEVGLEYLTLDRQAATLSGGENQRIRLATQIGSGLVGVLYVLDEPSIGLHQRDNDRLLNTLEELRDIGNTLLVVEHDEATMRRADEVIDMGPGPGKRGGEVVAQGTVEEIEQVEGSITGEYLSGRRAIPVPEERREPQGEIRIRGAREHNLANLDVSIPTGCFTAITGVSGSGKSTLMHDVLYKGLVREMNDNRTVDPGEHDAIEHEDIETARLIDQSPIGRTPRSNPATYTGVFDHVRERFASTSLAKQRGYEKGRFSFNVKGGRCEACGGQGTVKIEMNFLSDVHVPCEECGGARYNDETLEVEFKGKTIADVLDMSVEEAYEFFEADTRLKRRLQLLRDVGLDYMRLGQPSTTLSGGEAQRVKLAEELGKKQTGDTLYLLDEPTTGLHSADERKLIGVLQRLVDNGNTVVVIEHELDLVKNADHVIDLGPEGGEHGGEVVAADSPEAIAHNEDSHTGRYLRDLLPAVELDGPRSDRRVSAASDD; from the coding sequence ATGAGTAAGGACGCCATCGAGGTCCGGGGAGCCGAAGAGCACAACCTCAAAGACCTCGACGTCACCATCCCGCGCGATGCGTTCACGGTCGTCACCGGATTGTCGGGATCCGGGAAGTCCTCGTTGGCCTTCGAGACCGTCTACGCGGAGGGCCAGCGCCGATACATCGAGTCGCTCTCCGCCTACGCGCGGAACTTCCTGGGTCAGATGGATAAACCCCAGGTCGAGACAGTGGAAGGGCTCTCGCCGGCGATCTCGATCGACCAGAAGAACGCCGCCAACAACCCTCGGTCCACGGTCGGGACCGTCACCGAACTTCACGACTACCTTCGCCTGCTCTACGCCCGCGTCGGCGTGCCCCACTGTCCGGACTGTGGGCGCGAGGTCGGCGAGCAGTCCGCCCAGCAGATGGTCCGGCGGATCCTCGAACTGCCCGAGGGGACGCGGGCGAAGGTCGCCGCGCCCGTCATCCGCGACCAGAAGGGGGCCTTCGTGGACCTCTTCGACGACCTCGTGAGCGAGGGCTACTCGCGGGTGGAGGTCGACGGCGAGAGCTACGACCTCGCGACGAACCGCCCCGAACTCGACGAGAACTACGACCACACCGTCGACGTGGTGGTCGACCGCGTGAAGATCAGCGAGGACGCGCGGTCGCGGATCACCGACAGCGTCGAGACGGCGCTCGAAGAGGCCGACGGCGTCCTCAAAGTCATTCTCCCCGATCCACCCGCGGACGCGGACCTCGGTGGGGCCGTGGCACGTGCGACGGGCGACCTCGCGGGTGAGGCCGACGACCGTGCGGTGGTCGAGTTCTCGGAAGCCCTCGCGTGTACCCACTGCGGCATCGACATCTCCGAGATCGAGACCCGGAGCTTCTCGTTCAACAGCCCGCACGGGGCCTGCCCCGAGTGTGAGGGCATCGGCGAGACGAAGGAGGTCGACCGGGATCTCGTTGTCCAGGACCCCGAGAAACCCCTCAAGGAGGTCTTCGAACCCTGGAGTTACTCCCGGTCGTACTACCAGACCCGGCTCGACGCCGTCTCGGACCACTTCGGCGTCTCGCTCAGCACGCCCTTCGAGGAGCTCGACCCCGACGTTCAGGACGCGTTTCTCTACGGCACTTCCCGGAAGATCGTCTTCGAGAGCCGAACGCGGAACGGCACGCGGCGAAAGGAGAAACGCTTCGAAGGTGTGATCCCGAACCTCGACCGTCGGTACGTCGAGACCGAGAGCAAGAGCACGCGCGAGCACATCGAGAAGTACATGGCCGTCACCACGTGCCCGGCCTGTGAGGGGACCCGCCTCAAACCCGAGAGCCGCGCGGTGCTGGTCGACGACACCCCGATCACCGACGTCAATCGGATGTCCATCGGCGACGCGCTCGCACACTTCGAGGGGATGGAGGACGGAATGAGCGAGCGCGATCTCACCATCGCCGAGGAGATCCTGAAGGAGATCCGCTCGCGGCTCGGGTTCATGTGCGAGGTCGGGCTCGAATACCTCACCCTCGACCGCCAGGCCGCCACGCTCTCCGGTGGTGAGAACCAACGCATTCGGCTCGCGACGCAGATCGGCTCCGGATTGGTGGGTGTGCTCTACGTGCTCGACGAGCCATCGATCGGACTCCACCAGCGCGACAACGACCGATTGTTGAACACCCTCGAAGAGCTCCGCGACATCGGCAACACACTACTCGTCGTCGAACACGACGAGGCCACGATGCGCCGGGCCGACGAGGTGATCGATATGGGCCCGGGTCCCGGTAAGCGCGGCGGCGAGGTCGTCGCCCAGGGCACCGTCGAGGAGATCGAGCAGGTCGAGGGCTCGATCACGGGCGAGTACCTCTCGGGACGACGGGCGATCCCGGTGCCCGAGGAGCGCCGCGAACCCCAGGGCGAGATCCGGATCCGGGGGGCGCGCGAGCACAACCTCGCGAACCTCGACGTCTCGATCCCGACCGGCTGTTTCACCGCCATCACGGGTGTGTCAGGCTCCGGGAAGTCCACCCTGATGCACGACGTGCTCTACAAGGGCCTCGTTCGCGAGATGAACGACAACAGAACTGTCGACCCTGGCGAGCACGACGCCATCGAACACGAGGACATCGAGACCGCGAGGCTGATCGACCAGTCGCCGATCGGCCGCACGCCGCGCTCGAACCCCGCGACGTACACCGGTGTTTTCGACCACGTCCGCGAGCGGTTCGCGAGCACGAGCCTCGCCAAACAGCGCGGCTACGAGAAGGGGCGCTTCTCCTTCAACGTCAAGGGCGGTCGGTGTGAGGCCTGTGGCGGGCAGGGAACCGTCAAGATCGAGATGAACTTCCTCTCGGACGTCCACGTCCCCTGCGAGGAGTGTGGCGGCGCGCGCTACAACGACGAGACCCTCGAGGTCGAGTTCAAGGGCAAGACCATCGCGGACGTGCTCGATATGAGTGTCGAGGAGGCCTACGAGTTCTTCGAGGCCGACACCCGACTCAAGCGCCGGCTCCAGCTCCTCCGCGACGTGGGTCTGGATTACATGCGCCTCGGCCAGCCCTCGACCACCCTCTCCGGGGGCGAGGCCCAGCGCGTCAAGCTCGCCGAGGAGCTCGGGAAGAAACAGACCGGCGACACCCTCTACCTCCTCGACGAACCGACCACGGGACTCCACTCGGCCGACGAACGCAAGCTCATCGGGGTGCTCCAGCGCCTCGTCGACAACGGCAACACCGTCGTCGTGATCGAACACGAACTCGACCTCGTGAAGAACGCCGACCACGTCATCGACCTCGGTCCCGAGGGCGGCGAACACGGTGGCGAGGTCGTCGCGGCCGACAGCCCGGAGGCCATCGCCCACAACGAGGACTCCCACACCGGGCGCTACCTCAGGGACCTCCTCCCGGCTGTGGAGCTCGACGGACCGCGTTCGGACCGCCGGGTCAGCGCGGCGAGCGACGACTGA
- a CDS encoding universal stress protein, with protein sequence MFATDGGHRSGTERVGDALPEGRYRLLLPVAGETMPADAERRLRTATAIARERDGGLVVCSIVNFARQTPLDAVAADEPKLVAARETTERFVETVERTGVPATGRVHLTHQESGSVLNAVEAYDCDGVTLAIRGGQSQRRRLLTGDVAERVVSRAECEVFVEKQAADETPVETVLLAVSGGPHSGLAAQAARALALDTGARVDAVHFMSEDASDEDHEEGTRIVEAAERALTNVERVEAAVEAVEKVEETIISRSDAYDLTVLGSPTGGLLEQFVFGTVPDSVNQHTGNAVLMARDDVGSKSIYERWVAGDPTE encoded by the coding sequence ATGTTCGCAACCGATGGTGGACACCGGTCGGGAACGGAGCGGGTGGGGGACGCCCTCCCGGAGGGCCGGTACCGGCTCCTGCTCCCGGTCGCCGGCGAAACGATGCCGGCGGACGCGGAGCGACGCCTCCGGACCGCGACGGCCATCGCGCGCGAACGCGACGGCGGGCTCGTGGTCTGTTCCATCGTAAACTTCGCGCGTCAGACCCCGCTCGATGCGGTCGCGGCCGACGAACCGAAACTGGTCGCGGCGCGCGAGACGACCGAACGGTTCGTCGAGACCGTCGAGCGAACCGGCGTCCCGGCGACCGGTCGTGTGCATCTGACCCATCAGGAGTCGGGGTCGGTGCTCAACGCGGTCGAGGCCTACGACTGTGACGGCGTGACGCTCGCCATCCGTGGGGGGCAGTCACAGCGCCGCCGACTCCTCACCGGCGACGTGGCCGAGCGGGTCGTCTCGCGTGCGGAGTGTGAGGTGTTCGTCGAGAAGCAGGCCGCCGACGAGACGCCGGTCGAGACGGTTCTCCTCGCGGTCAGCGGCGGGCCACACTCGGGCTTGGCCGCGCAGGCGGCACGCGCGCTCGCGCTCGATACCGGTGCCCGCGTCGACGCGGTCCACTTCATGTCCGAGGACGCGAGCGACGAGGACCACGAGGAGGGAACCCGGATCGTCGAGGCGGCCGAGCGGGCGCTGACGAACGTCGAGCGGGTCGAGGCGGCGGTCGAAGCCGTCGAGAAGGTCGAGGAGACCATCATCAGCCGCTCCGACGCCTACGACCTCACGGTGCTGGGTTCGCCCACCGGCGGCCTCCTCGAACAGTTCGTCTTCGGGACGGTCCCGGACTCGGTGAACCAGCACACCGGGAACGCCGTGTTGATGGCGCGGGACGACGTCGGCAGCAAGTCGATCTACGAGCGGTGGGTCGCCGGGGACCCGACCGAGTAG
- a CDS encoding TIGR00341 family protein has translation MRLVQVTIPAGKREAVLGELDDEGIDYVLTEETSGREFTGVVHFPLPTGAVEPVLDRLRETGIDDDAYTIVLDAETVVSRRFDELEKRYEENGESENRIAREEIHSRAQDLAPNVGPFLVMTVVSALVATAGLLLNDAAIIVGSMVIAPLIGPAMATSVGTVVDDHDMFRRGVKLQTLGLVVAVIAATLFAAFIRATNLAPPGTDVLSIQQVSIRTSPGLLALVVALGAGVAGGVSLATGVSAALVGVMIAAALVPPLGVIGIGIAWGLPSPVLSATVIVLINTLSINLSALVVLWYMGYRPDHWFQADAAQNATRKRVGTLVVAVLVLSAFLGLVTYDSYRTATFEEEVRGEINGLLDQQPYEDLVLVNTEFEYDDPIPPREPTSVTVTLSRPTGSEAPNFAKPLQRRINQTVQPTALPFDQSHNVSTFDVRIRYVESERA, from the coding sequence GTGCGACTCGTCCAAGTGACGATCCCGGCGGGCAAACGCGAGGCCGTGTTGGGCGAACTCGACGATGAGGGTATCGACTACGTGCTCACCGAGGAGACCAGCGGCCGGGAGTTCACCGGCGTGGTCCACTTCCCGCTGCCGACCGGCGCGGTCGAACCCGTCCTCGACCGGCTTCGGGAGACGGGCATCGACGACGACGCCTACACCATCGTCCTCGACGCCGAAACCGTGGTCTCCCGGCGGTTCGACGAGTTGGAGAAACGGTACGAGGAGAACGGCGAGAGCGAGAACCGCATCGCGCGCGAGGAGATCCACAGCCGTGCCCAGGATCTCGCCCCCAACGTCGGTCCGTTCCTGGTGATGACCGTCGTGAGCGCGCTCGTCGCCACGGCCGGGCTCCTCCTCAACGACGCGGCGATCATCGTCGGCTCGATGGTCATCGCCCCGCTGATCGGTCCGGCGATGGCCACCTCGGTCGGCACCGTGGTCGACGACCACGACATGTTCCGTCGCGGGGTCAAACTCCAGACGCTCGGGCTCGTCGTGGCCGTCATCGCGGCGACCCTGTTCGCGGCGTTCATCCGGGCGACGAACCTCGCCCCGCCGGGAACGGACGTCCTCTCGATCCAGCAGGTGAGCATCCGAACGTCGCCGGGACTGCTCGCGCTCGTGGTGGCCCTCGGTGCGGGCGTCGCGGGTGGCGTGAGCCTCGCGACCGGTGTCTCGGCCGCACTCGTCGGCGTGATGATCGCCGCGGCGCTCGTGCCGCCCCTCGGGGTGATCGGTATCGGGATCGCGTGGGGGCTGCCGAGCCCCGTGCTCAGCGCGACCGTGATCGTCCTCATCAACACCCTCTCGATCAACCTCAGCGCCCTCGTCGTGCTCTGGTATATGGGGTATCGACCCGACCACTGGTTCCAGGCGGACGCCGCCCAGAACGCGACCCGAAAACGCGTCGGGACGCTCGTCGTCGCGGTCCTCGTGCTGTCGGCGTTCCTCGGGCTCGTCACCTACGACTCCTATCGAACCGCGACGTTCGAGGAGGAGGTCCGCGGCGAGATCAACGGCCTCCTCGACCAACAGCCCTACGAGGACCTCGTGTTGGTGAACACCGAGTTCGAGTACGACGACCCGATCCCGCCGCGAGAGCCCACCAGCGTCACCGTGACCCTGAGTCGGCCAACCGGGAGCGAGGCCCCGAACTTCGCGAAACCCCTCCAGCGGCGGATCAACCAAACCGTCCAGCCGACCGCACTCCCGTTCGACCAGTCGCACAACGTCAGCACGTTCGACGTCAGGATACGCTACGTCGAAAGCGAACGGGCCTGA